One genomic window of Azospirillaceae bacterium includes the following:
- a CDS encoding divalent metal cation transporter — translation MPLPGIDLAEQPETVAQALPPSQQIGFLRTLGPGLVTGAADDDPSGIATYSQVGAQFGYTLGWTMLFSFPLMAVIQAVAARIGCVTGRGIAYSLRRHYSPWLLRSAVLLLVVANVINLGADLGAMGSALGLLIGGPQAVYPLLFGIVCAALQIQVSYARYAALLKWATLSLFAYVAVVFIAGVSWKDAAVATLVPHLTFDGAHATALVAVLGTTISPYLFFWQAGQEVEELHRRHVRALRMDPKTAGPELARIRLDTMVGMGVSNVVALCIILATAATLNAHGITDIQTSAQAAEALRPVAGPFAFALFAAGIIATGLLAVPVLAGSAAYGVSELFGWAEGLDRRPREARNFYATIALATLGGAALTFTGLDPVKALYWSAVVNGVLAAPLMAVMMVIASNPRIMGRLTLPRGMKIAGWLAALAMALATVGFFVL, via the coding sequence ATGCCCCTGCCCGGGATCGATTTGGCTGAGCAACCGGAAACGGTCGCCCAAGCCCTGCCGCCGTCGCAACAGATCGGTTTCCTGCGCACCCTGGGCCCGGGGCTGGTGACCGGGGCGGCGGATGACGACCCCAGCGGCATCGCGACATACAGCCAGGTGGGCGCCCAGTTCGGTTATACGCTGGGCTGGACCATGCTGTTCAGCTTCCCCCTGATGGCGGTCATCCAGGCGGTCGCCGCCCGCATCGGCTGCGTCACCGGCCGGGGCATCGCCTACAGCCTGCGGCGCCACTATTCCCCCTGGCTGCTGCGATCGGCCGTGTTGCTGCTGGTGGTCGCCAACGTCATCAATCTGGGGGCCGACCTGGGCGCCATGGGATCGGCGCTGGGCCTGCTGATCGGCGGGCCGCAGGCGGTCTACCCGCTGCTGTTCGGCATCGTCTGCGCGGCGCTGCAAATCCAGGTCAGCTACGCCCGCTACGCCGCCCTGCTGAAATGGGCCACCCTGTCCCTGTTCGCCTATGTGGCGGTGGTGTTCATCGCCGGCGTGTCGTGGAAGGACGCGGCGGTCGCCACCCTGGTGCCCCACCTGACCTTCGACGGCGCCCACGCCACCGCCCTGGTGGCCGTGCTGGGTACCACCATCAGCCCCTACCTGTTCTTCTGGCAGGCCGGGCAGGAGGTGGAGGAACTGCACCGCCGCCATGTCAGGGCGCTGCGCATGGATCCCAAGACGGCGGGGCCGGAACTGGCCCGCATCCGCCTGGACACCATGGTCGGCATGGGCGTGTCCAACGTGGTGGCGCTGTGCATCATCCTGGCCACGGCCGCCACCTTGAACGCCCACGGCATAACCGACATCCAGACATCCGCCCAGGCGGCGGAGGCCCTGCGGCCCGTGGCGGGGCCCTTCGCCTTCGCCCTGTTCGCCGCCGGCATCATCGCCACCGGCCTGCTGGCCGTGCCGGTCCTGGCCGGATCGGCCGCCTACGGCGTCAGTGAACTGTTCGGCTGGGCGGAAGGGCTGGACCGGCGCCCGCGCGAGGCCCGCAACTTCTACGCCACCATCGCGCTGGCCACCCTGGGCGGGGCCGCCCTGACCTTCACCGGCCTGGACCCGGTTAAGGCGCTGTATTGGAGTGCGGTGGTCAATGGCGTGCTGGCCGCACCCCTGATGGCGGTGATGATGGTCATCGCCAGCAACCCCCGAATCATGGGCCGCCTGACCCTGCCGCGTGGCATGAAAATCGCCGGGTGGCTGGCAGCGCTGGCGATGGCCCTGGCGACGGTGGGCTTCTTCGTCCTGTAG